Proteins encoded by one window of Nicotiana tabacum cultivar K326 chromosome 10, ASM71507v2, whole genome shotgun sequence:
- the LOC107816956 gene encoding putative serine/threonine-protein kinase At1g54610 isoform X2 has protein sequence MGCVCGKPSAIEDSRDSPRERLSSKSAASLRGPRAGSSRREESAYRVKDRLDSIDGKAMLIDKQVNGSVRLQSENYERKREKQEFIVATHHPGIGILPKGSEGEQVAAGWPPWLAAVAGEAIRGWVPRRADSFEKLDKIGQGTYSNVYRARDLDQGKIVALKKVRFDKLEPESVRFMAREIHILRRLDHPNIIKLEGLVTSRMSCSLYLVFEYMEHDLAGLASHPGLKFTESQVKCYMQQLLCGLDHCHSRGVLHRDIKGSNLLIDNNGILKIADFGLASFFDPHQSQPLTSRVVTLWYRPPELLLGATYYGTAVDLWSTGCILAELYAGKPIMPGRTEVEQLHKIFKLCGSPSEEYWRKSRLPHATIFKPQQPYRRCVAETFKEFPAPALALIETLLSIDPADRGSSASALKSEFFTTKPLPCDPLSLPKYPPSKEFDAKVRDEEARRQAAAGNKGHRYDLERRGTRESRAVPAPEANAELVSSMQKRQGQSNSKSRSEMFNSHQEEVASGFPIDPPRPSQVVEEANNDPQARLHKRGSHSGPLTHRAAWAKAGKNMEDAPKLSVADLSAMSGLVAARRSMFSEDRPDKSGPHKQEVPKLIARFPGSFKEVSHSAMKQEQKNHSLASSHQNEDGRTSNNDPVLLGYGSKGNKIHYSGPLLVPSGKMDQMLKDHDRHVQEAVRRARLDKAKAKKIQIEGNQLSANSLFVSGR, from the exons ATGGGTTGTGTTTGCGGTAAGCCCTCTGCCATTGAAGACAGTAGAGATAGTCCAAGGGAGAGATTGTCGAGTAAAAGTGCTGCAAGTTTGAGAGGGCCAAGGGCTGGTTCATCAAGACGAGAGGAATCAGCTTATAGGGTTAAAGATCGTTTGGATAGCATTGATGGGAAGGCAATGCTAATTGATAAACAAGTAAATGGTTCAGTAAGATTGCAGAGTGAGAATTATGAGAGGAAAAGGGAAAAGCAAGAGTTTATTGTTGCTACGCATCATCCTGGAATTGGGATATTACCAAAAGGGAGTGAAGGGGAACAGGTTGCTGCTGGATGGCCACCTTGGCTTGCTGCTGTTGCCGGTGAAGCTATCAGAGGATGGGTGCCGAGACGAGCTGATTCTTTTGAGAAGCTGGATAAA ATTGGTCAGGGCACCTACAGCAATGTTTACCGTGCTCGTGATCTTGATCAAGGGAAGATCGTCGCTTTGAAGAAAGTGAGATTTGATAAGCTAGAACCTGAGAGTGTTCGGTTCATGGCGAGGGAGATTCACATACTACGGAGGCTTGATCATCCAAACATAATAAAATTAGAAGGTTTAGTTACTTCTAGGATGTCTTGCAGCCTATACCTTGTATTTGAGTACATGGAGCATGATTTGGCAGGGTTAGCGTCACACCCTGGTCTTAAGTTTACTGAGTCACAG GTCAAATGTTACATGCAGCAACTTTTATGTGGACTTGATCATTGTCACAGTCGTGGTGTTTTACATCGTGATATAAAAGGCTCCAACCTTTTAATTGACAATAATGGCATATTGAAGATTGCTGATTTTGGTCTTGCTAGCTTTTTTGATCCTCATCAAAGCCAGCCTCTCACTAGCCGTGTAGTGACTCTCTGGTATCGACCTCCCGAACTGCTACTCGGTGCTACTTACTATGGGACTGCTGTGGATTTGTGGAGCACTGGTTGCATACTTGCAGAACTTTATGCTGGCAAGCCAATAATGCCAGGAAGAACGGAG GTTGAGCAGCTTCATAAGATTTTCAAACTGTGTGGATCACCTTCTGAGGAGTACTGGAGGAAATCGAGGTTGCCCCATGCAACAATCTTCAAGCCCCAACAACCTTATAGGCGTTGTGTTGCAGAAACATTTAAAGAGTTTCCTGCACCAGCACTAGCACTTATAGAAACTTTACTTTCAATAGATCCTGCCGATCGTGGGTCATCAGCCTCTGCCTTGAAGAGTGAG TTTTTTACAACAAAGCCACTTCCTTGTGATCCTTTGAGCTTGCCAAAATATCCTCCGAGCAAGGAATTTGATGCTAAAGTGCGGGATGAAGAAGCTCGAAG GCAAGCGGCAGCTGGAAACAAGGGTCATAGATATGACCTAGAAAGGAGAGGAACGAGAGAATCGCGTGCAGTCCCTGCACCCGAAGCCAATGCTGAATTAGTTTCATCTATGCAG AAAAGGCAAGGTCAATCCAATTCAAAAAGCAGAAGTGAGATGTTCAACTCTCATCAGGAAGAAGTTGCCTCTGGTTTTCCAATTGATCCCCCTAGACCATCTCAGGTTGTGGAAGAAGCAAACAATGATCCTCAAGCGCGGCTGCATAAGCGAGGTTCCCATTCCGGGCCATTGACTCACCGAGCTGCCTGGGCAAAAGCTGGAAAGAATATGGAAGATGCCCCAAAACTTTCTGTTGCGGATTTGTCAGCTATGTCTGGTCTAGTCGCTGCGAGGAGAAGCATGTTCTCTGAAGATCGGCCAGACAAGTCTGGTCCACATAAACAAGAGGTTCCTAAACTTATAGCCAGGTTTCCTGGATCCTTCAAAGAGGTCTCACATTCCGCGATGAAACAAGAGCAGAAAAATCATTCACTTGCGAGCTCACATCAAAATGAGGATGGTAGAACCAGCAACAATGATCCTGTTCTT CTGGGATATGGATCAAAAGGCAACAAAATTCACTATTCTGGGCCACTACTAGTTCCATCAGGCAAAATGGATCAGATGTTGAAAGATCACGACCGCCATGTCCAAGAAGCTGTAAGACGGGCACGCTTGGACAAGGCAAAAGCTAAGAAAATTCAGATTGAAGGGAACCAATTATCAGCCAATTCATTATTTGTTTCTGGCCGTTGA
- the LOC107816956 gene encoding putative serine/threonine-protein kinase At1g54610 isoform X1, translating into MGCVCGKPSAIEDSRDSPRERLSSKSAASLRGPRAGSSRREESAYRVKDRLDSIDGKAMLIDKQVNGSVRLQSENYERKREKQEFIVATHHPGIGILPKGSEGEQVAAGWPPWLAAVAGEAIRGWVPRRADSFEKLDKIGQGTYSNVYRARDLDQGKIVALKKVRFDKLEPESVRFMAREIHILRRLDHPNIIKLEGLVTSRMSCSLYLVFEYMEHDLAGLASHPGLKFTESQVKCYMQQLLCGLDHCHSRGVLHRDIKGSNLLIDNNGILKIADFGLASFFDPHQSQPLTSRVVTLWYRPPELLLGATYYGTAVDLWSTGCILAELYAGKPIMPGRTEVEQLHKIFKLCGSPSEEYWRKSRLPHATIFKPQQPYRRCVAETFKEFPAPALALIETLLSIDPADRGSSASALKSEPASFQFFTTKPLPCDPLSLPKYPPSKEFDAKVRDEEARRQAAAGNKGHRYDLERRGTRESRAVPAPEANAELVSSMQKRQGQSNSKSRSEMFNSHQEEVASGFPIDPPRPSQVVEEANNDPQARLHKRGSHSGPLTHRAAWAKAGKNMEDAPKLSVADLSAMSGLVAARRSMFSEDRPDKSGPHKQEVPKLIARFPGSFKEVSHSAMKQEQKNHSLASSHQNEDGRTSNNDPVLLGYGSKGNKIHYSGPLLVPSGKMDQMLKDHDRHVQEAVRRARLDKAKAKKIQIEGNQLSANSLFVSGR; encoded by the exons ATGGGTTGTGTTTGCGGTAAGCCCTCTGCCATTGAAGACAGTAGAGATAGTCCAAGGGAGAGATTGTCGAGTAAAAGTGCTGCAAGTTTGAGAGGGCCAAGGGCTGGTTCATCAAGACGAGAGGAATCAGCTTATAGGGTTAAAGATCGTTTGGATAGCATTGATGGGAAGGCAATGCTAATTGATAAACAAGTAAATGGTTCAGTAAGATTGCAGAGTGAGAATTATGAGAGGAAAAGGGAAAAGCAAGAGTTTATTGTTGCTACGCATCATCCTGGAATTGGGATATTACCAAAAGGGAGTGAAGGGGAACAGGTTGCTGCTGGATGGCCACCTTGGCTTGCTGCTGTTGCCGGTGAAGCTATCAGAGGATGGGTGCCGAGACGAGCTGATTCTTTTGAGAAGCTGGATAAA ATTGGTCAGGGCACCTACAGCAATGTTTACCGTGCTCGTGATCTTGATCAAGGGAAGATCGTCGCTTTGAAGAAAGTGAGATTTGATAAGCTAGAACCTGAGAGTGTTCGGTTCATGGCGAGGGAGATTCACATACTACGGAGGCTTGATCATCCAAACATAATAAAATTAGAAGGTTTAGTTACTTCTAGGATGTCTTGCAGCCTATACCTTGTATTTGAGTACATGGAGCATGATTTGGCAGGGTTAGCGTCACACCCTGGTCTTAAGTTTACTGAGTCACAG GTCAAATGTTACATGCAGCAACTTTTATGTGGACTTGATCATTGTCACAGTCGTGGTGTTTTACATCGTGATATAAAAGGCTCCAACCTTTTAATTGACAATAATGGCATATTGAAGATTGCTGATTTTGGTCTTGCTAGCTTTTTTGATCCTCATCAAAGCCAGCCTCTCACTAGCCGTGTAGTGACTCTCTGGTATCGACCTCCCGAACTGCTACTCGGTGCTACTTACTATGGGACTGCTGTGGATTTGTGGAGCACTGGTTGCATACTTGCAGAACTTTATGCTGGCAAGCCAATAATGCCAGGAAGAACGGAG GTTGAGCAGCTTCATAAGATTTTCAAACTGTGTGGATCACCTTCTGAGGAGTACTGGAGGAAATCGAGGTTGCCCCATGCAACAATCTTCAAGCCCCAACAACCTTATAGGCGTTGTGTTGCAGAAACATTTAAAGAGTTTCCTGCACCAGCACTAGCACTTATAGAAACTTTACTTTCAATAGATCCTGCCGATCGTGGGTCATCAGCCTCTGCCTTGAAGAGTGAG CCTGCTTCATTTCAGTTTTTTACAACAAAGCCACTTCCTTGTGATCCTTTGAGCTTGCCAAAATATCCTCCGAGCAAGGAATTTGATGCTAAAGTGCGGGATGAAGAAGCTCGAAG GCAAGCGGCAGCTGGAAACAAGGGTCATAGATATGACCTAGAAAGGAGAGGAACGAGAGAATCGCGTGCAGTCCCTGCACCCGAAGCCAATGCTGAATTAGTTTCATCTATGCAG AAAAGGCAAGGTCAATCCAATTCAAAAAGCAGAAGTGAGATGTTCAACTCTCATCAGGAAGAAGTTGCCTCTGGTTTTCCAATTGATCCCCCTAGACCATCTCAGGTTGTGGAAGAAGCAAACAATGATCCTCAAGCGCGGCTGCATAAGCGAGGTTCCCATTCCGGGCCATTGACTCACCGAGCTGCCTGGGCAAAAGCTGGAAAGAATATGGAAGATGCCCCAAAACTTTCTGTTGCGGATTTGTCAGCTATGTCTGGTCTAGTCGCTGCGAGGAGAAGCATGTTCTCTGAAGATCGGCCAGACAAGTCTGGTCCACATAAACAAGAGGTTCCTAAACTTATAGCCAGGTTTCCTGGATCCTTCAAAGAGGTCTCACATTCCGCGATGAAACAAGAGCAGAAAAATCATTCACTTGCGAGCTCACATCAAAATGAGGATGGTAGAACCAGCAACAATGATCCTGTTCTT CTGGGATATGGATCAAAAGGCAACAAAATTCACTATTCTGGGCCACTACTAGTTCCATCAGGCAAAATGGATCAGATGTTGAAAGATCACGACCGCCATGTCCAAGAAGCTGTAAGACGGGCACGCTTGGACAAGGCAAAAGCTAAGAAAATTCAGATTGAAGGGAACCAATTATCAGCCAATTCATTATTTGTTTCTGGCCGTTGA